From a single Ictidomys tridecemlineatus isolate mIctTri1 unplaced genomic scaffold, mIctTri1.hap1 Scaffold_1039, whole genome shotgun sequence genomic region:
- the LOC144372444 gene encoding LOW QUALITY PROTEIN: transcription factor 7-like (The sequence of the model RefSeq protein was modified relative to this genomic sequence to represent the inferred CDS: inserted 1 base in 1 codon; substituted 1 base at 1 genomic stop codon) gives MPQLDSGGGGAGGGDDLGAPDELLAFQDXGEEQDKSRDSAAGPERDLAELKSSLVNESEGAAEGSGIPGTGARARSEAEVGAEALGREHTSQRLFPDKLPESLEDGLKAPECSSGMYKETVYSAFNLLMHYPPASGAGQHPQPQPPLNKANQPTHSVPQLSPLYEHFSSPHPTPAPSDINQKQGVHRPLQTPDLSGFYSLTSSSMGQLPHTVSWFTHPSLMLGSGVPGHPAAIPHPAIVPTSGKQELQPYDRSLKTQAESKAEKEAKKPTIKKPLNAFMLYMKEMRAKVIAECTLKESAAINQILGRRWHALSREEQAKYYELARKERQLHMQLYPGWSAQDNYGKKKRWSREKHQESTXRRKKKCIRYLPGEGRCPSPVPSDDSALGCPRSQAPQDSPSYLLPLFPTELLASPVESAPTSPRLSTILSLPAPGPPQAPHSTLQNTQVQQQESQRQAA, from the exons ATGCCGCAGCTGGACTCCGGCGGGGGCGGCGCGGGCGGCGGCGACGACCTAGGAGCGCCCGACGAGCTGCTGGCCTTCCAGGACTAGGGCGAGGAGCAGGACAAGAGTCGCGACAGCGCCGCGGGCCCTGAGCGCGACCTGGCAGAACTCAAGTCGTCGCTCGTGAATGAGTCAGAGGGCGCGGCCGAAGGCTCTGGGATCCCGGGTACCGGCGCCAGAGCACGCAGCGAGGCCGAGGTCGGGGCCGAGGCTCTGGGACGGGAGCACACTTCGCAGAGACTTTTCCCGGACAAACTTCCAGAGTCTCTGGAGGACGGCCTGAAGGCCCCAGAGTGCTCCAGCGGCATGTACAAAGAGACTGTCTACTCCGCCTTCAATCTGCTCATGCACTACCCACCCGCCTCAGGAGCAGGGCAGCATCCCCAGCCGCAGCCTCCACTGAACAAGGCCAATCAGCCAACTCACAGTGTCCCCCAACTGTCTCCTCTCTACGAACATTTCAGCAGCCCACACCCCACACCTGCACCTTCGGACATCAACCAGAAACAAGGAGTTCACAGGCCTCTGCAGACCCCTGACCTCTCTGGCTTCTACTCTCTGACCTCAAGCAGCATGGGACAGCTCCCTCATACTGTGAGCTGGTTTACCCACCCATCCTTGATGCTGGGCTCTGGTGTCCCTGGTCACCCAGCAGCCATCCCCCACCCGGCCATTGTGCCCACCTCAGGGAAGCAGGAGCTGCAGCCCTATGACCGCAGCTTGAAGACACAAGCAGAATCCAAGGCAGAGAAGGAGGCTAAGAAGCCAACCATTAAGAAGCCCCTCAACGCGTTCATGCTGTACATGAAAGAGATGAGAGCCAAGGTCATTGCAGAGTGCACACTCAAGGAGAGCGCCGCCATTAACCAGATTCTAGGTCGCAGGTGGCATGCACTGTCAAGGGAAGAACAGGCCAAGTATTATGAATTGGCCCGTAAAGAGAGGCAGCTGCACATGCAACTATACCCAGGCTGGTCAGCGCAGGACAACTACGGGAAAAAGAAGAGGTGGTCAAGGGAAAAGCATCAAGAATCTA acaggaggaaaaagaaatgcattcGGTACTTACCCGGAGAAGGCCGCTGCCCCAGCCCCGTTCCTTCCGATGACAGTGCTCTAGGCTGCCCTAGGTCCCAAGCTCCCCAAGACTCACCCTCATACCTTCTGCCCCTCTTCCCCACAGAACTGCTTGCTAGCCCAGTGGAGTCGGCACCAACATCCCCACGTCTCTCCACTATTCTCAGTCTCCCTGCCCCTGGACCACCACAGGCCCCTCACAGCACCCTGCAGAACACACAAGTACAGCAACAGGAATCTCAGAGGCAGGcggcctag